In Arachis stenosperma cultivar V10309 chromosome 1, arast.V10309.gnm1.PFL2, whole genome shotgun sequence, one DNA window encodes the following:
- the LOC130961299 gene encoding basic leucine zipper 43-like — translation MLSTLPSSDPLLPNPFSAAGYANGCFSLWDCPDLFTCSKPTNSPKPVTSSSGSDDPNQPNDEPDRSLDEKAARPYRDMVIDERKRRRMLSNRESARRSRMRKQRHLENLRNQLNKCRVENRELNNRLQFIVHHLNRIRTENQWLRSERTVLWQKLSDFTQILVFQELHPLDHISNIPCMVAMQ, via the coding sequence ATGCTTTCCACTCTCCCTTCTTCCGATCCTCTTCTTCCAAATCCGTTCTCAGCCGCCGGCTATGCCAACGGTTGTTTCAGCCTTTGGGACTGCCCGGACCTTTTTACCTGCTCTAAACCAACCAATAGTCCTAAGCCCGTTACTTCGAGTTCCGGTTCTGATGACCCAAACCAACCCAACGACGAACCGGACCGGTCCCTTGACGAAAAAGCGGCCAGACCGTACCGTGACATGGTTATTGACGAACGGAAGCGCCGGCGCATGTTATCGAACCGGGAATCAGCCCGGAGGTCGCGGATGCGCAAGCAGAGGCACCTAGAGAACCTACGGAACCAGTTGAACAAGTGTCGGGTCGAAAACCGGGAACTTAACAACCGGTTGCAGTTCATCGTTCATCACTTGAACCGGATCCGAACCGAAAACCAGTGGCTCCGGTCGGAAAGAACCGTGTTGTGGCAAAAACTGTCCGACTTTACTCAAATCTTGGTTTTCCAAGAATTGCATCCTTTGGATCATATTTCTAACATCCCCTGCATGGTGGCCATGCAATAG